A single genomic interval of Roseomonas aeriglobus harbors:
- a CDS encoding TetR/AcrR family transcriptional regulator → MVAHLGNRSPISATIRHGGGEIEMKGRSGSGKRGGRTGRPTAEAAIRLTSHILQSAREMFFEHGFDGASADMIAERAKISKRTLYARFGSKARVFEAVILDEIDTQLRALEPAVDADLAVVDRLQSIADVLLEWLLTPRIASMERVVIAQAVRFPALAANIHEFGFQRAAQWVASILGAAAAKGELDLPDPVFAAEQFVILVIVAPMRRAALGLAPPAYDENARARVRRGIELFITGCLPPKLSIENVQ, encoded by the coding sequence ATGGTGGCGCATCTTGGCAACCGGTCGCCGATTTCAGCGACTATCAGGCATGGCGGAGGCGAGATTGAAATGAAGGGGCGATCGGGGAGCGGCAAGCGGGGCGGTCGGACTGGCAGGCCAACGGCAGAGGCAGCGATCCGCCTCACCTCCCATATTCTGCAAAGCGCTCGTGAAATGTTCTTCGAACATGGCTTTGACGGCGCGAGCGCTGATATGATCGCCGAGCGTGCAAAGATCTCGAAGCGGACTCTTTACGCCAGGTTCGGCAGCAAAGCGCGTGTGTTCGAAGCTGTGATCCTCGACGAGATTGACACGCAACTTCGGGCGCTGGAGCCGGCCGTCGATGCGGATCTTGCTGTCGTGGACAGGCTGCAGTCGATAGCCGACGTGCTTCTCGAGTGGCTGCTTACGCCGCGCATCGCTTCAATGGAACGTGTCGTAATCGCGCAGGCCGTGCGCTTTCCTGCACTTGCCGCGAATATTCACGAGTTCGGCTTCCAGCGCGCCGCTCAGTGGGTGGCGAGCATTCTCGGGGCTGCTGCCGCCAAGGGTGAACTCGATCTACCGGACCCCGTTTTCGCCGCTGAACAGTTCGTGATCCTCGTGATCGTCGCACCTATGCGCCGCGCGGCACTCGGCCTCGCCCCCCCGGCCTATGATGAAAACGCCCGCGCCCGAGTGAGACGGGGCATCGAGCTTTTTATTACTGGCTGTCTACCTCCCAAGCTCAGTATCGAGAATGTGCAATGA
- a CDS encoding MCE family protein, producing METRSNRLLVFSVIGAIAVALFAFAFWLLAARNPDGREYLIRFKNSVTGVNNGSPVTYAGVSAGLVTAVRFDGQDPSTVLVTVRLNPEIPIVEGVKAQISRSFIGGDATIILDGGQKGASAIAATNGESLPVIPEKKGGLLGSGGDPVTLIEKISRSVDNISTDLDEKGQQRTRERLAELSAKTAVWPTKAARLADGIAGAGDGMLGVGNSIAGVGERATRIRAKLEAHRDAGLGIDDKLRSAQRAAEEFRGDVEALRPAVRALEGRSREVTESVRSARSTTQRLGDQVERVDREGLQLFGAPKLPDYNSAKQPPPPSR from the coding sequence ATGGAGACTCGCTCGAACCGCCTGCTGGTGTTCTCGGTGATCGGTGCCATTGCCGTCGCTCTGTTCGCGTTTGCGTTCTGGCTTCTCGCGGCCAGGAATCCTGATGGTCGAGAGTATCTGATCCGCTTCAAGAACAGCGTGACAGGCGTCAATAACGGGTCGCCCGTCACCTATGCTGGCGTTTCCGCGGGTCTGGTAACAGCCGTACGATTCGACGGCCAAGACCCTTCGACCGTGCTTGTTACCGTCCGTCTCAACCCTGAGATACCGATCGTAGAAGGCGTCAAGGCGCAGATTTCAAGATCCTTCATTGGCGGGGACGCAACCATCATCCTGGACGGCGGACAGAAGGGGGCGTCGGCGATTGCGGCAACCAATGGCGAGTCCCTTCCGGTCATTCCTGAAAAGAAGGGCGGGCTTCTCGGTTCAGGCGGTGACCCGGTCACGCTGATCGAAAAGATCAGCCGCTCGGTCGATAACATTTCGACCGATCTTGATGAGAAGGGGCAGCAGCGGACCCGCGAGCGACTGGCCGAACTGAGCGCTAAGACGGCGGTTTGGCCTACCAAGGCGGCTCGACTGGCTGACGGGATAGCCGGGGCGGGAGACGGAATGCTCGGGGTAGGCAACTCGATCGCGGGTGTCGGCGAGCGCGCCACCCGCATCCGCGCCAAGCTGGAAGCGCATCGCGATGCCGGCCTTGGAATCGATGACAAGCTGCGCAGCGCTCAGCGCGCGGCGGAAGAGTTTCGTGGCGATGTGGAGGCGCTGCGCCCGGCCGTTCGCGCCCTCGAAGGCCGAAGCCGTGAGGTCACAGAGTCCGTTCGCTCGGCGCGATCCACGACACAGCGCCTCGGCGACCAGGTCGAGCGCGTTGATCGCGAAGGACTCCAGCTGTTCGGGGCGCCAAAGTTGCCCGATTACAATTCAGCAAAACAGCCGCCACCACCATCGCGCTAG
- a CDS encoding PaaI family thioesterase — MERSFVNAGGEITVPEDANATGIIIPWSAELGFRLLSVGDGLCSLRLPWRPDLSGSNGGIASGAIASLIDHACGAAVMSRLERVSISTLNLKIDHIRLPTARSPVTAWAHCYRVSEIMTFVRAEVWDTDPAEVFAAAQGVFSINRGVAA; from the coding sequence TTGGAACGCTCATTTGTGAATGCTGGAGGTGAGATCACCGTGCCGGAGGACGCCAATGCCACGGGCATCATCATTCCGTGGAGCGCAGAGCTGGGTTTCCGTCTCCTTTCGGTGGGCGATGGCCTGTGTTCTCTGCGACTGCCTTGGCGTCCCGATCTGAGCGGGTCCAACGGCGGGATTGCGAGCGGAGCGATCGCCAGCCTCATAGATCACGCATGCGGCGCCGCCGTGATGTCCCGGCTGGAGCGGGTGTCGATATCCACTCTCAACCTCAAGATCGATCATATTCGTCTACCAACGGCCCGCTCGCCAGTGACGGCGTGGGCACACTGTTATCGAGTGTCCGAGATCATGACATTCGTGCGTGCGGAGGTTTGGGACACCGATCCGGCCGAGGTGTTCGCCGCGGCTCAGGGCGTTTTCTCGATCAATCGAGGGGTTGCGGCGTGA
- a CDS encoding PaaI family thioesterase, which produces MSADMRTAVIVATSGFSSKLGKMIDVTEEGTLWTLSPTSDLIGNPVVRALHGGAVTAFLELACGVVLARQLDHDSIPRLISMNVQFLASMRLAPVIARPQVRRIGRRVAVAQIEAWQDSPDTVVCAAQCEFLCEFA; this is translated from the coding sequence GTGAGCGCCGATATGCGGACAGCCGTGATTGTGGCCACGTCGGGCTTCAGCTCGAAACTCGGCAAAATGATCGACGTAACCGAAGAGGGCACGCTCTGGACGCTGTCGCCTACGTCCGACCTCATCGGCAACCCGGTGGTGCGGGCACTTCACGGCGGCGCAGTCACAGCGTTTCTTGAGCTCGCCTGCGGCGTCGTTCTGGCGCGCCAGTTGGACCATGACAGTATTCCGCGCCTCATCAGCATGAATGTGCAGTTCCTGGCGTCGATGCGGCTGGCACCGGTGATCGCGCGTCCACAGGTGCGGCGGATCGGCAGGCGAGTGGCGGTGGCGCAGATCGAGGCATGGCAGGATAGCCCTGACACGGTCGTATGTGCGGCACAGTGCGAGTTTCTCTGTGAATTCGCCTGA
- a CDS encoding MipA/OmpV family protein has protein sequence MVGEKGTVIRLIGLAALGGCALSASNAHAQADERVEDDRSRITIGVGAATLPDYEGSDQNSVTPGAVIVGKIAGHDVFTRGTQLYVNLVPSGDGPRTNFELGLIGAARLDRTNKVDNLQVRALGKIDTAWEAGGYIGVSRTGVGTSDYDTLTVRVAYVHDVSDVHDSYVITPQVNYTTPLSPRTLVSIGASADYVGKGYGRTYFGVTPAGALASGLRAYSINDSGWKRYNLTAFAVQSLSGDLRRGLGIGAGILYGRMLGRYKRSPIVMVVGDADQFSAAAGLTYTF, from the coding sequence GTGGTTGGCGAAAAAGGCACGGTAATTCGGCTGATCGGCCTGGCCGCGCTAGGCGGGTGCGCTCTCTCGGCATCGAATGCCCATGCACAGGCCGACGAGCGTGTCGAAGACGATCGCTCCCGCATCACGATCGGTGTCGGTGCCGCAACCTTGCCGGACTACGAGGGTTCCGACCAGAACAGCGTAACTCCCGGAGCCGTGATCGTCGGCAAGATCGCCGGGCACGACGTATTCACACGCGGGACCCAGCTCTACGTCAACCTCGTGCCTAGCGGGGATGGACCGCGGACGAATTTCGAGCTCGGTCTGATCGGCGCGGCGCGGCTCGACCGCACCAACAAAGTCGATAACCTGCAGGTCCGTGCGCTCGGGAAGATCGACACTGCATGGGAAGCCGGTGGCTACATCGGTGTGAGCCGTACCGGAGTCGGTACGAGCGATTACGATACGCTGACGGTGCGGGTCGCTTACGTTCACGACGTCTCCGACGTCCACGACAGCTACGTCATCACCCCCCAGGTCAACTATACGACGCCGCTCTCGCCCCGAACGCTCGTCTCGATCGGAGCGTCGGCTGACTATGTCGGAAAAGGCTATGGGCGCACCTATTTCGGCGTGACGCCCGCGGGCGCGCTCGCGAGCGGGCTGCGGGCGTATTCGATCAACGACTCAGGCTGGAAGCGCTACAATCTGACGGCGTTCGCGGTTCAGAGCCTGAGCGGGGATCTCCGTCGTGGGCTCGGCATAGGAGCCGGCATACTCTACGGCCGGATGCTCGGTAGGTATAAGCGCAGCCCGATCGTCATGGTCGTCGGCGACGCCGATCAGTTCTCGGCCGCAGCCGGGCTGACGTACACCTTCTAG
- a CDS encoding HlyD family secretion protein, whose product MRYVLIVALVAGIVAGAAWYLNYRERGQYRQSTNNAYVRADFVTVSPKLGGYVERVLVRDNQPVKRGQLLAVLDPRDYRAGVAQAQAQVASAVAGIRTARSTLDEQRAAIAQSAAQVSAAEVAAEAAAAEVRRYEPLARSGAESRERLAALVLERDRAVANLRAQRATYLAARRGLDTQNARIGQALAQRETAQAQLDRASTDLGAVELRSSIDGVVADKAVRVGQFVQPATRLMSIVPADQLYIEANFKETQVALMRVGQPATIKVDALDGAELRGRIESFAPGTGAQFSVLPPENATGNFTKIVQRVPVRISIEAGPEARKVLRPGLSVEVTIDTIGAKGSRKRIEEESERLRRGEAQAQR is encoded by the coding sequence ATCCGTTACGTCCTGATCGTAGCGCTCGTGGCCGGCATTGTCGCAGGCGCCGCTTGGTACCTGAATTACCGTGAGCGCGGTCAATATCGCCAATCGACGAACAATGCGTATGTGCGCGCCGACTTCGTGACGGTTTCTCCCAAACTGGGCGGGTATGTCGAGCGGGTTCTCGTGCGTGACAACCAGCCCGTGAAACGCGGGCAGCTTCTGGCCGTGCTGGATCCGCGGGACTATCGCGCAGGCGTTGCACAGGCGCAGGCGCAGGTCGCTTCGGCCGTCGCCGGCATTCGGACGGCACGCAGCACGCTCGACGAGCAGCGCGCGGCCATCGCGCAGTCGGCGGCGCAAGTTTCCGCCGCCGAAGTCGCCGCCGAGGCCGCAGCCGCGGAGGTCCGGCGCTACGAGCCGCTCGCTCGGTCCGGGGCGGAATCGCGCGAGCGGCTGGCGGCCCTGGTGCTCGAGCGCGATCGCGCGGTCGCGAACCTGCGCGCCCAACGGGCCACCTATCTGGCGGCAAGGCGCGGGCTGGACACGCAGAATGCCCGCATCGGTCAGGCTCTGGCTCAACGGGAAACCGCGCAAGCGCAACTCGACCGCGCTTCAACCGACCTTGGCGCTGTCGAGCTTCGCAGCAGCATTGACGGCGTGGTTGCCGACAAGGCGGTGCGGGTGGGTCAGTTTGTCCAGCCCGCGACCCGGCTCATGTCGATTGTGCCGGCGGACCAGCTCTATATCGAGGCGAACTTCAAGGAGACCCAGGTCGCCCTCATGCGCGTCGGCCAGCCGGCGACCATCAAGGTCGATGCGCTGGACGGAGCCGAGCTGCGCGGCCGGATCGAGAGCTTCGCGCCCGGCACCGGCGCGCAATTCTCGGTGCTGCCTCCCGAGAACGCGACCGGCAACTTCACGAAAATCGTCCAGCGTGTGCCGGTGAGAATCAGCATCGAGGCAGGACCCGAGGCGCGCAAGGTGCTGCGGCCTGGTCTCTCGGTAGAGGTCACGATCGACACCATCGGTGCGAAGGGCAGCCGCAAGCGGATTGAGGAGGAGAGCGAGCGGCTGCGGCGCGGGGAGGCGCAGGCCCAGCGGTGA
- a CDS encoding multidrug efflux MFS transporter, with the protein MTRQRASARDWLAVAAGTIGSFMALLDISIVNAALPTIQGEIGASGTEGTWVATSYLVAEIVMIPLSPFLVRLLGLRNFLLAAAVSFTGFSVICGLSTTLPMMIAGRVGQGFTGGALIPTAMTIIATRLPPSQQPIGTAAFGGTAILGPVLGPIIGGWLTDNYSWHYAFFLNVPVCAGLAVLLLVGLDHERLRLNQLRNADWLGIAGLAIGLGSLTVMLEEGQREMWFESAMIIKLALATVFGFTLIAIGQVRSPQPVLKLSLIFSRTFGSVFVLSLVIGVVLYGVTFLIPQFLAVMAGYSALQSGQVVFVSGVPALLMMPFLPLAFKYLDVRVAVIIGMVAIGVSCAMDWSMTADTAGGDLVGSQLVRGFGQIFAMMFLNQAAISAVAPEDAGDASALFNAGRNLGGSIGLAMMATLQDRQTFLHFNRIAESASANAAATQEWFGRAMAGAAGEAGAYRQLAGQMLQQATVMAYNDLYVVLAIAIAVTTPLALFLRPIPSGTQMAMH; encoded by the coding sequence ATGACCCGTCAACGCGCGAGCGCACGGGACTGGCTTGCGGTCGCCGCGGGCACGATCGGGTCCTTCATGGCGCTGCTCGACATCTCGATCGTCAACGCGGCGCTCCCGACGATCCAGGGTGAGATCGGCGCCAGCGGGACGGAGGGGACCTGGGTGGCGACGTCATACCTGGTCGCCGAGATCGTCATGATTCCGCTCAGCCCCTTTCTGGTGCGCCTGTTGGGGCTCCGAAATTTCCTGCTCGCCGCCGCCGTTTCGTTCACCGGCTTCTCGGTGATCTGCGGCCTCTCGACGACGCTGCCCATGATGATCGCCGGTCGCGTCGGTCAGGGATTCACCGGCGGCGCGCTCATTCCGACCGCCATGACGATCATCGCCACGCGGCTGCCGCCCTCACAACAGCCGATCGGGACCGCGGCCTTCGGCGGGACGGCCATTCTTGGACCCGTGCTGGGCCCGATCATCGGCGGCTGGCTGACCGACAACTACAGCTGGCACTATGCGTTCTTCCTGAACGTTCCCGTGTGCGCTGGCCTGGCGGTTCTACTGCTCGTCGGCCTCGACCACGAGCGGCTGCGTCTCAATCAACTGCGGAACGCCGATTGGCTGGGCATAGCTGGGCTGGCGATCGGGCTCGGCTCGCTCACCGTCATGCTGGAGGAGGGGCAGCGGGAGATGTGGTTTGAATCGGCGATGATTATCAAGCTCGCCCTCGCCACGGTCTTTGGGTTCACACTCATCGCCATCGGCCAGGTGAGGTCGCCGCAGCCGGTCCTGAAACTGTCATTGATCTTCAGCCGCACCTTCGGCAGCGTGTTCGTGCTGAGCCTCGTGATCGGCGTCGTTCTATACGGGGTGACCTTCCTGATTCCTCAGTTTCTGGCGGTAATGGCCGGCTACAGCGCGCTGCAGTCGGGGCAGGTCGTGTTCGTGTCCGGTGTCCCGGCGCTGCTGATGATGCCGTTTCTCCCGCTCGCCTTCAAATATCTCGATGTCCGCGTGGCCGTCATCATCGGCATGGTGGCCATCGGGGTCAGTTGCGCGATGGATTGGAGCATGACGGCGGACACCGCCGGCGGCGACCTCGTCGGATCGCAACTGGTCAGGGGTTTCGGCCAGATCTTCGCGATGATGTTCCTCAACCAGGCGGCGATCAGCGCCGTCGCGCCCGAGGACGCGGGCGATGCGTCCGCCCTCTTCAATGCGGGCCGCAACCTGGGCGGGTCCATCGGTCTCGCGATGATGGCAACCCTTCAGGATCGTCAAACCTTCCTGCATTTCAATCGGATCGCCGAATCAGCGTCGGCGAACGCGGCGGCGACGCAGGAATGGTTCGGTCGCGCGATGGCGGGGGCGGCCGGCGAGGCCGGGGCGTATCGCCAGCTGGCGGGCCAGATGCTCCAGCAGGCGACCGTGATGGCCTATAACGATCTCTACGTCGTCCTCGCGATTGCGATCGCCGTCACGACCCCGCTGGCGCTGTTCCTTCGCCCCATCCCCTCCGGCACCCAGATGGCCATGCATTGA